One region of Cydia fagiglandana chromosome 15, ilCydFagi1.1, whole genome shotgun sequence genomic DNA includes:
- the LOC134671527 gene encoding uncharacterized protein LOC134671527 produces MATITAVTTTSILKSLNPVALDSLFMDFHKKTKANYDRVMSRVFNRSHASLRSSSNVTRHEVPSSVRVGAKPSVSAVSSSVFSELPTVLNDYVPEVCVEKVVKRSLVRPRRTLKSLDPGKVKSPSRPSRGRGSGNFSNIRARSSVPTVLSNSEEQWSESHVRQCYSSRSHTRLKELKDEIKAFRETDKLLKIRSHLYKSCGVVLDDVGNIAHDKAVQADPEPEKEITSLR; encoded by the exons ATGGCCACAATCACTGCTGTCACAACAACTTCTATTTTGAAATCCCTTAATCCAGTGGCATTAGACTCTCTTTTTATGGATTTTCATAAGAAAACCAAAGCTAACTACGACAGAGTGATGTCTCGTGTGTTCAACCGGTCACATGCTAGTCTAAGATCCAGTTCAAATGTGACACGACACGAAGTACCGTCATCAGTGCGCGTTGGCGCGAAACCATCTGTTTCGGCCGTGAGTTCTAGTGTTTTTAGTGAACTTCCGACGGTGTTAAATGACTATGTGCCCGAAGTGTGTGTAGAAAAAGTAGTTAAAAGGTCGTTAGTAAGGCCTAGAAGGACTTTAAAGTCTCTGGACCCTGGTAAAGTTAAGTCTCCGTCGAGGCCGTCTCGAGGGCGCGGAAGTGGCAATTTTAGTAATATTAGGGCTCGTAGCTCGGTGCCTACGGTGTTGAGTAATAGCGAAGAGCAGTGGTCAGAGTCTCACGTTCGACAATGCTATAGTAGCAGGTCTCATACCAGGCTGAAGGAATTGAAG GATGAAATAAAAGCTTTCCGTGAGACAGATAAGCTGTTGAAGATACGCAGTCACCTTTATAAGAGCTGCGGTGTGGTGCTGGATGATGTTGGGAACATAGCTCATGACAAGGCGGTCCAGGCTGACCCCGAACCAG aaAAGGAAATTACATCATTAAGGTAA